ACCGCCGGGCGCTTGACCCCCACAGATGCAATTTCAGAAGCACAACCTAAAAGTAAAGCATCCCGATCATGGACCGGGATGCTTATGGAACCAGAGGATCCAGCCGGATTCACCGGCTATTATTTCTTCTTCGCGGGTGCGATTTGTTCCTTGAGTGCTTTGGCTACGGTGAAAGCAACCTTCTTGCGGGCCGGGATCTTGATGGGCTCACGGGTCATCGGGTTGATTCCCATGCGGGCCTTTGTGCGGCGGACTTTAAATTTGCCGAGCCCCGTTAGGGGAACCTCTCCGCCCTTCTTCAGGGTTTTCTGTACGACATTGGTCAAACCCTCCAACGCCGACTTGACATCTTTCTTCTCGAGTCCGGACTCTTTAACCAACATTACGACGAGCTCCGTCTTCGTCATCTCTCAATTCCTCCTATTGCCGCTGATGGCGAATCCAATTTTGGTTCCACCGGACATACTAACTGAAACTGGAAAAAGAAGACAATAAAAATCTCGCTAGAATTCACTATTAAAGAGAAGTGTGTTCATCAAACCCATCATCATTGCAGGCTGAGAGGACAACAGGGATGGCC
Above is a window of Candidatus Eisenbacteria bacterium DNA encoding:
- a CDS encoding HU family DNA-binding protein, with the protein product MTKTELVVMLVKESGLEKKDVKSALEGLTNVVQKTLKKGGEVPLTGLGKFKVRRTKARMGINPMTREPIKIPARKKVAFTVAKALKEQIAPAKKK